Proteins found in one Cobetia sp. L2A1 genomic segment:
- a CDS encoding malic enzyme-like NAD(P)-binding protein gives MSDAMKKAALKYHAEPIPGKLSIELTKPTETAKDLALAYSPGVAEPCREIAADPENAYLYTGKGNLVAVISDGTAILGLGNLGPLASKPVMEGKGVLFKRFAGINSVDVEIEAESPQAFIDTVRRIAITYGGINLEDIKAPECFEIEQALIEQCSIPVFHDDQHGTAIVTAAGMLNALDIAGKALADARIVCLGAGAAAIACMKLLVASGAKVENIYMLDRKGVIHSGRDDLNQYKAMFATETELRTLDDAIDGADVFVGLSGPNLLKADQLKKMADKPIVFACSNPDPEIHPDIAREARPDVIMATGRSDYPNQVNNVLGFPFIFRGALDVRATRINEEMKLAAVHALKDLAREPVPQAVLDAYEIDSLEFGPGYIIPTPMDARLLERLPAAVAQAAIDSGVARKPYPSHYPLTNTDQVYG, from the coding sequence ATGTCTGATGCCATGAAGAAAGCAGCACTGAAATATCACGCCGAACCTATTCCCGGGAAACTTTCCATCGAGCTGACCAAGCCGACCGAAACGGCCAAGGATTTGGCACTAGCCTATAGCCCGGGTGTTGCTGAGCCGTGCCGCGAGATTGCTGCCGATCCGGAAAATGCCTATCTGTATACGGGCAAGGGCAATCTGGTTGCGGTTATCTCCGATGGCACCGCCATCCTGGGATTGGGCAACCTGGGGCCGTTGGCTTCCAAGCCAGTCATGGAAGGTAAAGGCGTGCTATTCAAGCGCTTTGCTGGCATCAACTCTGTCGATGTCGAAATCGAGGCCGAAAGCCCGCAAGCTTTCATTGATACCGTGCGTCGTATCGCGATCACCTACGGTGGTATCAATCTTGAAGATATCAAGGCGCCGGAATGCTTTGAAATTGAGCAGGCGCTGATTGAGCAATGCAGCATTCCAGTGTTTCATGATGACCAGCACGGTACCGCCATCGTGACTGCCGCTGGCATGCTCAATGCATTGGATATCGCAGGCAAGGCACTGGCTGACGCGCGCATCGTGTGCCTGGGTGCTGGCGCAGCGGCTATTGCCTGCATGAAATTGCTGGTCGCCAGTGGTGCCAAGGTTGAGAACATCTATATGCTCGACCGCAAGGGCGTGATCCATAGTGGCCGTGATGACCTGAACCAATACAAGGCGATGTTCGCCACTGAGACGGAGTTGCGGACTCTGGACGATGCTATCGACGGCGCTGATGTGTTTGTGGGCCTTTCGGGGCCGAATCTTCTCAAGGCTGATCAGCTCAAGAAGATGGCCGATAAGCCAATCGTATTTGCCTGCTCCAATCCGGACCCGGAAATCCATCCAGATATCGCACGTGAAGCACGCCCGGACGTCATCATGGCGACAGGGCGTTCTGACTACCCGAATCAGGTCAACAACGTGCTGGGCTTCCCGTTCATCTTCCGTGGTGCGCTTGATGTGCGTGCGACCCGTATCAATGAAGAGATGAAACTGGCAGCCGTGCATGCCTTGAAAGATCTGGCCCGTGAGCCGGTTCCTCAGGCAGTGCTGGATGCCTACGAAATCGATAGCCTCGAATTCGGCCCGGGCTATATCATTCCGACGCCGATGGATGCGCGTCTGCTTGAGCGTCTTCCGGCTGCCGTCGCTCAAGCGGCGATTGATTCTGGTGTGGCGCGCAAGCCATATCCGTCGCACTACCCGCTGACCAATACTGATCAAGTGTATGGCTGA
- the rpmE gene encoding 50S ribosomal protein L31 produces MRQGIHPDYQRQTATCSCGAQHEIGSTAKQTFALDVCSECHPFYTGKQKQATTGGRVERFNKRFGAAIKR; encoded by the coding sequence ATGAGACAGGGTATCCATCCGGACTACCAGCGCCAGACCGCCACTTGCTCTTGCGGCGCGCAGCACGAAATTGGTTCCACCGCCAAGCAGACCTTCGCGCTTGACGTGTGCTCCGAGTGCCACCCGTTCTACACCGGCAAGCAGAAGCAGGCTACCACCGGTGGTCGCGTTGAGCGCTTCAACAAGCGTTTCGGTGCTGCTATCAAGCGCTGA
- a CDS encoding primosomal protein N' yields the protein MFRVPDTTDKTASYLPGRVLGIAIPGPLRDLFDYLPAHTPPRHGWQVGLRVRIEFGRRQLVGVIAELRTDSSFPMEKLKPVSEVIDDEPLPADWLWLCRFTARYYQHSLGDTFAQAMPSLLRQGRTLEARTRERWHLTDKGRATEPSSLGRATRQIALLELLAQHRHGMVHSAITAQGFTRQQLETLRGRDLIASLEEPVTGIRPEHAHKGVLAEPDLSLNDEQGRALARLHEGLGHFSPTLLEGVTGSGKTEVYLQLIEAVLDRGGQALVLVPEIGLTPQTLERFRRRFNVPQVMLHSGVSDGERLDGFEAARSGRARIVIGTRSAIFTPMAKLGVIIVDEEHDGSFKQQDGLRYHARDLALVRGKQESIPVVLGSATPSLESLRHAREGRFVHLHLYQRAGRSQPARLHPIDLRGRMTLGGLSTQSLEAIETRLTQGDQVLVFINRRGFAPTLTCHACGWLAECDNCDARMTLHRHPPQLTCHHCERTRPLPDACPVCGSGDVRPQGAGTERTEELLGEKFPEVPVLRIDRDSTQRKNAMSEALAVIRRGEPCLLVGTQMLAKGHHFPHVTLVVVVNADSGLYAADFRALEQSAQLLIQVAGRAGRAERPGEVLIQTRHPEDPNLLTLIQAGYPQLAGELLEERRVAQLPPYSHLALLRAEAPDQQQVEQWLLKIGTALRQHLTDANLRVDCLGPVPAPMERRQNRYHAQLLLRADKRGALHEAAAWLVSLCEKDRDARRLRWSLDIDPIGMA from the coding sequence ATGTTTCGCGTGCCTGACACTACCGACAAGACTGCTTCTTACCTGCCGGGGCGTGTACTGGGCATTGCGATTCCCGGGCCGCTTCGCGATCTATTCGACTACCTCCCTGCGCACACGCCTCCACGCCATGGCTGGCAGGTCGGGTTACGCGTACGTATCGAGTTCGGGCGGCGCCAACTCGTTGGCGTCATTGCCGAACTACGCACTGATTCAAGCTTCCCAATGGAGAAGCTCAAGCCTGTCAGCGAGGTCATCGACGACGAGCCACTACCTGCCGACTGGCTATGGCTGTGTCGCTTTACCGCCCGCTATTATCAACATTCGCTGGGCGACACCTTTGCACAAGCCATGCCCTCATTGTTACGTCAGGGTCGTACGCTGGAAGCACGTACCCGTGAGCGCTGGCATCTGACGGACAAGGGACGGGCCACCGAACCGTCAAGTCTTGGTCGCGCAACACGTCAGATCGCCTTGCTGGAACTACTGGCACAGCATCGTCACGGCATGGTGCATAGTGCAATCACTGCACAGGGTTTCACTCGCCAACAGCTGGAAACCCTGCGTGGTCGTGACTTGATTGCCTCACTCGAAGAACCTGTCACCGGCATTCGCCCTGAACATGCACATAAAGGGGTACTCGCCGAACCTGATCTCTCCCTCAATGATGAACAGGGACGCGCGCTGGCACGTCTCCACGAAGGGCTTGGTCACTTCAGCCCGACACTGCTCGAAGGCGTCACCGGCTCCGGCAAGACCGAGGTTTACCTACAGCTAATCGAGGCAGTGCTTGACCGTGGTGGCCAGGCGCTAGTGCTGGTGCCGGAAATTGGCCTCACCCCCCAGACACTGGAACGCTTTCGTCGTCGATTCAATGTCCCGCAGGTCATGCTGCACTCTGGTGTCAGCGACGGCGAGCGCCTCGATGGCTTCGAGGCCGCACGCAGTGGTCGCGCGCGCATCGTGATCGGTACCCGCTCGGCCATCTTCACGCCAATGGCCAAGCTCGGCGTCATCATCGTCGATGAAGAACACGACGGCTCCTTCAAGCAGCAGGACGGGCTGCGCTATCACGCCCGGGACCTGGCACTGGTGCGCGGCAAGCAGGAAAGCATTCCCGTGGTGCTGGGCAGTGCCACGCCATCGCTGGAAAGCCTACGTCACGCGCGCGAAGGACGCTTCGTACACCTGCATCTATATCAGCGTGCCGGTCGCAGCCAGCCGGCACGCCTTCATCCGATAGACCTACGCGGGCGCATGACACTCGGAGGCCTCTCTACCCAAAGCCTCGAGGCCATCGAGACACGTCTCACGCAAGGCGATCAGGTACTGGTGTTCATCAATCGTCGCGGCTTCGCCCCCACGCTGACCTGCCACGCCTGTGGCTGGCTGGCCGAGTGCGACAACTGCGATGCACGCATGACACTACATCGCCATCCGCCTCAACTGACCTGCCACCACTGTGAGCGCACCCGCCCACTGCCCGATGCCTGTCCGGTCTGTGGTAGCGGCGACGTGCGACCGCAGGGTGCGGGTACCGAGCGCACCGAGGAACTGCTGGGTGAAAAGTTTCCCGAGGTGCCGGTGTTACGTATCGATCGCGACAGTACCCAACGCAAGAATGCGATGAGCGAGGCGCTCGCCGTGATACGACGCGGCGAGCCCTGTCTTCTGGTGGGCACACAGATGCTGGCCAAGGGTCACCATTTCCCTCACGTCACATTGGTCGTCGTGGTCAATGCCGACAGCGGCCTGTATGCCGCCGACTTCCGTGCATTGGAACAATCAGCCCAGTTGCTGATACAGGTCGCGGGGCGTGCCGGTCGCGCCGAGCGTCCTGGCGAGGTTCTGATCCAGACACGACACCCCGAAGACCCCAACCTGCTGACTCTGATTCAGGCCGGCTATCCGCAGCTGGCCGGAGAGCTGCTCGAAGAACGGCGCGTTGCACAATTGCCTCCTTATAGCCATCTGGCGCTACTGCGCGCTGAAGCGCCGGACCAGCAACAGGTAGAACAATGGCTGCTCAAGATTGGCACCGCACTCCGCCAGCACCTGACAGACGCCAATCTGCGCGTGGATTGCCTCGGGCCAGTACCGGCACCGATGGAGCGCCGGCAGAACCGTTATCACGCGCAGTTGTTGTTACGCGCCGATAAGCGTGGTGCCTTGCACGAAGCTGCTGCCTGGCTGGTGTCCCTCTGTGAAAAGGACCGTGACGCACGTCGCCTGCGCTGGTCGCTGGACATAGATCCCATCGGTATGGCGTAA
- the argS gene encoding arginine--tRNA ligase, whose amino-acid sequence MKETIIELLGQALDSLKTDGTIPADTSPQIKVDPTKDKTHGDYASNLAMMLSKAAGMKPRDLAEKLIAALPASEAVSKVEIAGPGFLNFFADTNAVADIVRRVFSEGEQFGHSDVGRGEKVQVEFVSANPTGPLHVGHGRGAAVGDVLCRLLSATGYDVTREFYYNDAGAQIDNLALSTQARTKGLGPDDASWPENGYRGDYISELAASYMAGDTVEADGKQVTGAADTDDLDAIRVFAVAYLRHEQDLDLKAFGVEFDVYFLESSLYSEGKVEETVKRLVDNGYTYEDDGALWLRTTDFGDDKDRVMRKRDGGYTYFLPDVAYHLDKWQRGFTQVINEQGADHHSTVTRVRAGLQALKADIPKGWPDYVLHQMVTVMRSGKEVKLSKRAGSYVTLRDLIEEVGRDATRYFLAARRADSQLTFDIDLARSQSNDNPVYYIQYAHARVHSVLRKADREDKAFDETLAMAQLALLTSDQEKAVMNRMAQFPDVVSHAASVREPQQVAQYLQDLSSDFHTCYNAVKVMVEDEATRNARLALGLATAQVIRNGLALLGVSAPEEM is encoded by the coding sequence ATGAAAGAGACGATCATCGAACTGCTGGGCCAGGCCCTGGACTCCCTCAAGACTGACGGTACGATCCCGGCCGATACCAGCCCGCAGATCAAGGTCGATCCGACCAAGGACAAGACCCACGGCGACTACGCCAGTAATCTGGCGATGATGCTGTCCAAGGCTGCTGGCATGAAGCCGCGCGACCTGGCGGAAAAGCTGATTGCCGCACTACCAGCGTCCGAGGCCGTCTCCAAGGTTGAGATCGCCGGCCCCGGCTTCCTCAACTTCTTCGCCGACACCAATGCTGTCGCCGACATCGTGCGCCGCGTATTCAGCGAAGGCGAGCAGTTTGGTCACAGTGATGTCGGGCGTGGCGAGAAGGTCCAGGTAGAGTTCGTATCTGCCAACCCGACCGGCCCGCTGCATGTCGGTCATGGCCGCGGCGCCGCAGTCGGCGACGTACTCTGCCGCCTGCTGTCCGCGACCGGATACGACGTCACCCGTGAGTTCTATTACAACGATGCTGGTGCACAGATCGATAATCTGGCGCTTTCCACTCAGGCACGCACCAAAGGTCTGGGCCCGGACGATGCGAGCTGGCCGGAGAACGGTTACCGCGGTGACTACATCAGCGAGCTGGCTGCCTCTTACATGGCTGGCGACACGGTTGAAGCTGACGGCAAGCAGGTCACTGGTGCGGCCGATACTGACGACCTGGACGCCATCCGCGTCTTCGCCGTTGCCTACCTGCGTCATGAGCAAGATCTTGATCTCAAGGCCTTCGGTGTCGAATTCGATGTCTACTTCCTCGAATCCTCGCTCTACAGCGAAGGCAAGGTCGAAGAGACCGTCAAGCGCCTGGTCGACAATGGCTATACCTACGAAGATGACGGCGCGCTATGGCTGCGTACCACCGACTTCGGCGATGACAAAGACCGCGTGATGCGCAAGCGTGACGGTGGCTACACCTACTTCCTGCCCGATGTCGCCTATCATCTCGACAAGTGGCAACGCGGTTTCACTCAGGTCATCAACGAACAGGGTGCTGACCACCACTCAACCGTAACCCGTGTACGCGCTGGCCTGCAGGCACTCAAGGCCGACATCCCCAAGGGATGGCCAGACTACGTGCTGCACCAGATGGTGACCGTGATGCGCTCCGGCAAGGAAGTAAAACTCTCCAAGCGCGCCGGTAGCTACGTGACACTGCGTGACCTGATAGAGGAAGTCGGCCGCGACGCGACTCGCTACTTCCTCGCCGCTCGTCGTGCCGATTCCCAGCTGACCTTCGATATCGACCTGGCCCGCTCGCAGTCCAACGACAATCCGGTCTACTACATTCAGTACGCTCATGCCCGCGTGCACAGCGTCCTGCGCAAGGCTGATCGCGAAGACAAGGCCTTCGACGAAACCCTGGCAATGGCTCAGCTCGCACTACTGACCAGTGATCAGGAAAAGGCCGTCATGAATCGCATGGCACAATTCCCGGATGTCGTGAGCCATGCCGCTAGCGTACGCGAGCCACAACAGGTTGCTCAGTATCTGCAGGACCTCTCCTCCGACTTCCACACCTGCTACAACGCGGTGAAAGTGATGGTCGAGGACGAAGCTACCCGTAACGCACGCCTGGCATTGGGCCTGGCAACGGCGCAGGTCATTCGCAACGGCCTGGCCCTGCTGGGCGTCAGCGCCCCCGAGGAGATGTAA
- a CDS encoding SPOR domain-containing protein: MAARRPPSKKPASRQGASPRRQSAATQSRGLPGWLWGIIGLIAGFALAQYFEKQAPRLPVAAIVPKVNTQQNGQNGNKSASDKQGSAKEDASGAMPTFEFYTLLPETEVIAPKVDAYKSTPRPGSSESTKASTAALTNYMLQAASFREMSDAKKLAGKLKDLGLLAKVSDVNASGGTVWHRVQVGPYKDTRELNRAQDLMNTQGIEPLLIKLQ; the protein is encoded by the coding sequence ATGGCTGCTCGCCGCCCACCCAGCAAGAAGCCCGCTTCCCGTCAGGGAGCAAGCCCCCGTCGTCAGTCCGCCGCCACTCAGAGCCGCGGCCTACCGGGGTGGCTATGGGGCATCATAGGCCTGATTGCCGGCTTCGCACTGGCCCAGTACTTCGAGAAGCAGGCACCGCGTCTGCCGGTCGCGGCCATTGTTCCCAAGGTCAATACCCAGCAGAACGGCCAGAACGGTAACAAATCGGCCAGCGACAAACAGGGGAGCGCCAAGGAGGATGCAAGCGGCGCCATGCCGACCTTCGAGTTCTACACCTTGCTGCCAGAAACCGAGGTGATTGCCCCCAAGGTGGATGCCTACAAGTCCACGCCTCGCCCGGGCAGCAGTGAGAGCACCAAGGCGTCTACCGCAGCTCTGACGAACTACATGCTGCAGGCAGCTTCGTTTCGTGAAATGAGCGATGCCAAGAAGCTGGCAGGCAAGCTCAAGGACCTCGGTCTGCTGGCCAAGGTCAGCGACGTCAATGCTTCAGGTGGTACGGTGTGGCACCGGGTACAGGTCGGCCCTTACAAGGACACTCGCGAGCTCAACCGCGCACAAGACCTGATGAACACCCAAGGCATCGAGCCGCTGTTGATCAAACTTCAGTAA
- the hslV gene encoding ATP-dependent protease subunit HslV — translation MTTIVSVRRNGQVALAGDGQVSLGNTVMKGNAAKVRRLYRNQVLAGFAGGTADAFTLFERFEAQLEKYQGQLVKSAVELAKEWRSDRALRKLEAMLVVADKHSSLIITGNGDVVEPEHGVLAIGSGGNFAEAAARALLDNTELSAREITEKSIAIAADICVFTNHNVIIEELS, via the coding sequence ATGACCACGATCGTCTCCGTGCGTCGCAACGGCCAGGTCGCACTGGCTGGTGACGGCCAGGTATCCCTTGGCAATACTGTGATGAAAGGCAATGCTGCCAAGGTTCGTCGCCTTTATCGCAATCAGGTACTGGCCGGTTTCGCTGGCGGTACCGCTGATGCCTTCACGCTGTTCGAGCGTTTTGAAGCACAGCTGGAAAAGTATCAGGGTCAGCTGGTCAAGTCGGCCGTCGAGCTCGCCAAGGAATGGCGCTCTGATCGCGCACTACGCAAGCTGGAAGCCATGCTGGTCGTCGCTGACAAGCACTCCTCGCTGATCATCACCGGCAATGGGGATGTGGTGGAGCCGGAACATGGCGTGTTGGCCATTGGCTCCGGCGGCAACTTCGCTGAAGCCGCCGCACGTGCCCTGCTCGACAATACCGAGCTGTCCGCTCGCGAGATTACCGAGAAATCCATCGCCATCGCGGCCGATATCTGTGTCTTCACCAATCACAATGTCATTATCGAGGAGCTGTCCTGA
- the hslU gene encoding ATP-dependent protease ATPase subunit HslU: MTQMTPKEIVNALDQHIVGQPEAKRAVAVAMRNRWRRMQLDDDLRPEVTPKNILMIGPTGVGKTEIARRLAKLAGAPFLKIEATKFTEVGYVGRDVESIIRDLVEVGLKLVREDAMKEVRDKAEDAAEDRIIDALLPRVRGEEYDAASNNSSTRQMFRKKLREGQLDDKEIDIELSPASQSLDFATPPGMEEMTSQLQSMFSNMGKQQKENRRISVKEALKLVREEEAAKMVSDEDLKSRAIEAVEQNGIVFLDEIDKVAKRGESGSGGDVSREGVQRDLLPLIEGSTVSTKHGMVKTDHILFIASGAFHLTKPSDLIPELQGRLPIRVELNALTPDDFKRILTEPSAALIRQYKGLLATEGVELTFADDAIERIAQIAYQVNEGTENIGARRLHTVMERLLEEISYEGADKAGALTIDAAYVDERLGDLARDEDLSRYIL, from the coding sequence ATGACCCAGATGACCCCGAAGGAAATCGTCAACGCCCTCGATCAACATATCGTCGGTCAGCCTGAAGCCAAGCGCGCCGTCGCAGTAGCAATGCGCAACCGCTGGCGTCGCATGCAGCTCGACGACGATCTGCGCCCTGAAGTCACACCGAAGAACATCCTGATGATCGGTCCGACCGGTGTCGGCAAGACCGAGATCGCGCGTCGTCTGGCCAAGCTTGCTGGTGCGCCCTTCCTCAAGATTGAAGCGACCAAGTTCACTGAAGTCGGTTATGTCGGCCGTGACGTCGAATCCATCATTCGTGACCTGGTCGAAGTTGGCCTCAAGCTGGTCCGTGAAGACGCAATGAAGGAAGTGCGCGACAAGGCAGAAGATGCGGCCGAAGACCGCATCATCGATGCTCTGCTGCCACGTGTTCGCGGCGAAGAGTACGATGCTGCGTCCAACAACAGCAGCACGCGTCAGATGTTCCGCAAGAAGCTGCGTGAAGGTCAGCTGGACGACAAGGAAATCGACATCGAGCTGAGCCCTGCCAGCCAGAGTCTTGATTTCGCCACCCCGCCGGGGATGGAAGAAATGACCAGTCAGCTGCAATCCATGTTCTCCAACATGGGCAAGCAGCAGAAAGAGAACCGCCGCATCAGTGTCAAGGAAGCTCTCAAGCTGGTACGTGAAGAAGAAGCGGCCAAGATGGTCAGCGATGAAGACCTCAAGAGTCGTGCTATCGAAGCCGTCGAACAGAACGGCATCGTGTTCCTCGACGAGATCGACAAGGTCGCCAAGCGTGGCGAATCCGGTAGTGGTGGCGATGTCTCTCGTGAAGGCGTGCAGCGCGATCTGCTGCCGCTGATCGAAGGCTCTACCGTCTCAACCAAGCACGGGATGGTGAAGACGGATCACATCCTGTTCATCGCCTCCGGTGCGTTCCACCTCACCAAGCCCTCGGATTTGATTCCGGAGCTGCAAGGGCGTCTGCCGATTCGCGTCGAGCTGAATGCGCTGACACCGGATGACTTCAAACGCATCCTGACCGAGCCGTCTGCCGCGCTGATCCGTCAGTACAAAGGCTTGCTGGCGACAGAAGGCGTCGAGCTGACCTTTGCTGATGACGCGATCGAGCGCATTGCGCAGATCGCCTATCAGGTCAACGAAGGCACCGAAAATATCGGCGCCCGTCGTCTGCACACCGTGATGGAGCGCCTGCTGGAAGAGATTTCCTATGAAGGGGCTGATAAAGCGGGAGCACTCACCATTGATGCTGCCTACGTCGATGAGCGCCTGGGTGATCTGGCGCGTGACGAAGATCTGTCACGCTATATCCTGTAA
- a CDS encoding gamma-butyrobetaine hydroxylase-like domain-containing protein — translation MSHDTPSEHGEHQYRVHERQARNAEEAPVPTRVHYHKSERELELGYADGQQFRLSTEFLRVMSPSAEVRGHGAGQETLQVGMRHVGLANITQSGRYALKLHFDDGHDSGLYTWEYLWELANRRDAMWAYYLRQMEDAGASREPLGIPLNQL, via the coding sequence ATGAGTCATGACACACCCTCCGAGCACGGCGAACACCAGTATCGCGTACATGAACGTCAAGCGCGCAACGCCGAGGAAGCTCCGGTTCCCACGCGTGTGCACTATCACAAATCTGAACGCGAACTGGAGCTGGGCTATGCCGATGGCCAGCAATTCCGTCTCTCCACCGAGTTTCTACGCGTCATGTCACCCTCGGCCGAGGTCCGTGGCCACGGGGCGGGACAGGAAACCTTGCAGGTCGGTATGCGTCACGTGGGACTGGCCAACATCACCCAGAGCGGCCGCTACGCGCTCAAGCTGCATTTCGATGATGGCCACGACAGCGGTCTCTATACCTGGGAATACCTGTGGGAGCTGGCCAATCGTCGCGATGCCATGTGGGCCTACTATCTGCGTCAGATGGAAGATGCTGGCGCCTCGCGTGAACCGCTGGGCATTCCGCTCAACCAGCTCTAG
- the ubiE gene encoding bifunctional demethylmenaquinone methyltransferase/2-methoxy-6-polyprenyl-1,4-benzoquinol methylase UbiE, protein MDKRTTHFGYQEVAVEEKAGRVADVFHSVAAKYDVMNDLMSFGVHRLWKRITLERAGARPGHTVLDIAGGTGDLTLKFSRLVGPRGRVVLADINASMLHVGRDKLIDNGVGGNVEYVQANAEALPFPDNTFDIITIAFGLRNVTDQAKALRSMQRILKPGGRLLVLEFSKPTNPLLSTAYDQYSFRLLPKMGELVAGDADSYRYLAESIRMHPDQKTLAGMMEDAGLERVEYTNLTGGIVALHRGIKL, encoded by the coding sequence ATGGACAAGCGTACGACCCACTTCGGTTATCAGGAAGTTGCCGTGGAAGAGAAGGCAGGCCGCGTCGCCGATGTCTTCCATAGTGTCGCTGCCAAGTACGACGTGATGAACGACCTGATGTCGTTCGGAGTCCACCGTCTGTGGAAGCGCATCACGCTGGAACGAGCCGGTGCCCGCCCGGGTCATACCGTGCTCGATATTGCCGGAGGAACTGGCGACCTGACACTCAAGTTCTCGCGCCTGGTCGGCCCCCGCGGCCGCGTGGTACTGGCAGACATCAACGCCTCAATGCTCCATGTCGGTCGCGACAAGCTGATCGACAATGGTGTCGGTGGCAATGTCGAGTACGTTCAAGCCAATGCCGAGGCGCTGCCCTTCCCGGACAATACCTTCGACATCATCACCATCGCGTTTGGGTTGCGTAACGTCACCGATCAGGCCAAGGCTCTGCGTTCAATGCAGCGTATCCTCAAGCCAGGTGGTCGTCTTCTGGTGCTGGAGTTTTCCAAGCCGACCAACCCGCTACTCTCCACCGCCTATGATCAGTACAGTTTTCGCCTACTACCGAAGATGGGTGAACTGGTCGCCGGTGACGCCGACTCCTACCGCTATCTCGCCGAATCCATCCGCATGCACCCTGACCAGAAGACACTGGCCGGCATGATGGAAGACGCGGGACTCGAGCGCGTCGAGTACACCAACCTGACGGGCGGCATCGTCGCGCTGCACCGCGGTATCAAGCTCTGA
- a CDS encoding ubiquinone biosynthesis accessory factor UbiJ, with translation MALLTPLLLATAERTLNQLLARDPASATRLNALVGRRLLLRVERPAFDLLVHFDLQGLTLLRLPEAKETDGDVVVELDMETAAALLSGEPIERLMFEGRLAVRGRIHLLESARELVMDLDLDWEGALGEWFGETPGHSLANGLRSLGRFGLTSRRELELDLREYLTEEAHWLPGHAQMNVARDELTELAQCLDRTEARLARLRRHLEAATASSATSTNPSDRECQPS, from the coding sequence ATGGCATTGCTGACCCCCCTGCTATTGGCGACCGCTGAGCGGACGCTCAACCAGCTACTCGCCCGAGATCCGGCCTCTGCCACCCGCCTCAATGCGCTGGTAGGCCGACGCCTGCTGTTGCGGGTCGAACGGCCCGCCTTTGATCTACTGGTGCACTTCGATCTGCAGGGCCTGACGCTATTACGCCTACCGGAAGCGAAAGAGACCGACGGCGACGTGGTAGTAGAGCTCGACATGGAAACTGCTGCCGCACTCCTCTCCGGCGAGCCGATCGAACGATTGATGTTCGAGGGCCGTCTGGCAGTGCGCGGGCGCATTCATCTATTGGAAAGTGCCCGTGAACTGGTGATGGACCTCGACCTGGATTGGGAAGGTGCGCTAGGCGAATGGTTTGGCGAGACTCCCGGCCATAGCCTGGCCAATGGCCTGCGTAGTCTCGGACGCTTTGGCCTGACCAGTCGTCGTGAGCTGGAGCTGGATCTGCGCGAATACCTCACCGAGGAGGCCCACTGGCTGCCAGGTCATGCACAGATGAATGTTGCCCGTGACGAGCTGACCGAACTGGCACAGTGCCTTGATCGCACCGAGGCACGTCTCGCACGTCTGCGCCGTCACCTTGAAGCCGCAACGGCTTCATCTGCGACCTCAACCAACCCTTCTGACCGGGAGTGCCAGCCGTCGTGA